The DNA sequence CACTGAGACCTCGCTCGGTCGAGCTTCAACACCATAGTGCTCCCTCGCTCAGACTCGCCCGAGTGACGCTCACCACCCGCTTCGAGGACGCCGTTGTTTGAAAGTAGCTGAGAGCCCCTATGGACCCCACCCCACGCTCCCGGCCGATGCAGGTTTCCTCGCCTCTTCGCACTTGTTTTGTGATGGGGGGGGTGCGATAAGGGCGGCCATTCGCGCTACAGCTTATTAAAAAGGAGACATCATTATGGGCAAGACGATTAAGCAGGTGGTGTTGGGGTTGGTGGGGTTTTTTGTGGTGGCGATTGGGATTGGGTATTTTTTGGGGGAGAGCCGGTATTTTTATGTGTCGATCGTGAATAGCGGGGCGGGGCCGGTGGAGGTGAAGGCGGCGGCGAAGTCCGAAACATGGACGGTGGCGGCGGGTGAGGCGAAGACGGTGAAGATCGACGGGCAGAGCGATAAGCAAAAAGAGCAGAGCTTCACGGTGACAGCGAATGGGAAGAGTGAAACAGTGTCGGGGTCGGTGGTGTATGGGGCGAGTTACGGCGTGCATTATTTGCTCGATGTGACGGGGCGGAGTTGTTTCATCGCGGCGGATTTTGGGGCGCTGTATCAGGTGAAGGGGCAAGATGCGGCGGAGGAAGAGGCGGGGATCAAGTTAGTGGAGACGATTACGAACGATGGAAAGAAATTTTTTGAGGTGCCGACGTTGAAGGACAGCAAGGAAGAGATTGTCGGGATTGCGCAGTATCCTGGGGAAAAATTGCCGGAGCGGATCGATGTATCGCGCGGGGTGAAGCCGAAGCATGTGCGGTTGGTGCATGTGCCGTGCGAGATGTTGAAAGACGGCGAGCAACTGTCCGCGTACTTAGTGGCGAATTAGTTCTGTTGCCAATAATGGACGAGTGCCGCGAGGCCGGGGGCCCACTCCGCAGGGCGCAGGAGGGAAGGGTCAACCCTTCCCTCCTGCGCCCTGCGGAGTGGGCCCCCGGCCTCGCTTATTCTACTGTCGACCATTGCCCAATCATATGTCCACTGAGTTGATTGCGGAGGTGAAGCGGGAGTTGGAGGTGGCGTTAGCGCCTTCGGTGTTGGAGATTGGGGATGAGTCGGGGAGGCATGTGGGGCATGCAGGGGCGCGAGGTGGGGGACACGTTGCGGTCACGATTGTTTCGGAGCGGTTTGTTGGACTGTCTTCACTACAACGGCATCGGTTGGTCTATGCGGTCTTGGCGGAATGCATGGCGAGCGCGCGACTGCATGCGCTCCGTTTGCGTGCGCTGACGCCGCAGGAGTGGGGGGAAGAAATCGCGAGGCGCTAACGCAGCGGCCGCCATTCCCCTTGGTAATTGTTTGACGAGATGTATCCCATGGGATACAATTGCCCTCCGATGGAGATTCGGAAGACAGACGTATTTGTAAAGTGGCTGGATAAGTTGCGAGATGTTCAGGCGCGGGCGCGTGTGTTGGCGCGCATCGAACGATTGGCTGCTGGGAATTCTGGGGACGTGAAGCCGGTAGGCGGAGGCATCTCAGAATTACGTATTGATTATGGGCCTGGTTATCGGGTGTATTTTACGCGGCGTGGACGGACATTGGTGATCCTCTTGGTGGGTGACAGCAAGAGTACGCAAGTGAAGGATATTAAAAGCGCGCGGCAACTCGCGGAACACCTATAGGAGTGTGTATGAAGAAAACAAGAACCACACGTTACGATGTCGCTGAACATTTGCGCACGTCAAAGGAAATGGCGGCGTATCTGGAAGCTTGCTTAGAAGACAATGCCGACGATGCGGCCTTTATCGCCAAAGCACTCGGCGATATCGCGCGTGCCAAAGGAATGACAAGCGTCGCACGAGCCACCGGACTCTCGCGCGAGAGTCTGTATAAGGCATTGTCGGGTGGATGCAGTCCAACTTTCGATACTATTCTTAAAGTCATGCAGGCGCTGGGGCTGCGGTTGCAGGCGGTGCCGACGGGGTAATAGGCGCTCTCTATTAAGCCTCGCCCATCGCCTTTTTCAACGGGCGTGTCAGCAATAGCAGCAGGACGCCGCTGCCGAGCGTGATCAGGCCGATGATGCCGAAAAATTTCGAATGGGGCCAAACGTCCCAGTAGACGCCGATCGCGGTGAGTTTGTTGCCGATCGCGGTGGCGACGAACCAGCCGCCCATCATGAGGCCGCGTAGGCGTGGCGGCGCCAGTTTGGAGACGAGCGAGAGGGCCATCGGGGAGAGCATCAGTTCGCCCAACGTCAGCACTAAATACGCAGCGATCAGCCATGACGGGGAGACTTTTCCTGTGTCGCCGCCGGCGAGACCGGCCATCGTCATCACAAAGTACGCCAATGCGGTGAGGGTCATGCCCATCACCATCTTGATGGCCGTGGACGGTTCGCGGCCGCGACGATCGAGCCATTGCCAAAACCAAACGAGCGGGAACGTGAGCGTGATGACGAAGAACGGATTGATCGCGTTGGCAATGGTGCCGGAGACGTTCCAGTCGGTGTTGTTGTCGGCCCAATACGTCCAGGTCGAAAAGTTCTGATGGAAGGCCATCCAGAAGATGATTGCGATGAGATAGACGACAAGCAGCGCGCCGATCCGTTCGCGTTCTGGGATGGCTGCGACGTGCGCCGCCATGCGCGCTGGCGGTTGTTTCGCGGCGCCGCTCGAGGGGCGAATATCTGCGTGTTCAATGAAGCGTTTCAATAGCCACAACACCATGATGGAGACGAGCATCCCGCCGGCGGCGGTGGCGAACGCGGGGTGGTAGCCGAAGCGCTGTTTGACGGCTTCGACGACGACTGGGCCGAGGAACGCGCCGATATTAATGCCCATGTAGAAAATGTTGTACGCGCGGTCTTTTAAGTGGCTCCCTTCGGGATAGAGCGCGCCGACCATCGCGGAGACATTTGGTTTGAAGAAGCCGTTGCCGAGCACGAGACAGGTGAGCGCGGCGTACATCACGGCGACGGAGGGGACGGCGAGCAGTAAATGGCCGGCCATGAAAAAAAGACCGCCCAACATCACGGAGCGGCGATAGCCGAGTTTGCGATCGGCGATGATGCCGCCGACGAGCGGGCTTAAATAGACGAACGCCATGTAGTTCGCGTAGAGCCGCGTCGCGTCGGCCGTGGTCCACGCGAAGCCTTGCGTCTGGTCTTGTAAATAGAGCGTGAACAGCGAGAGCATGGAGTAGAAGCTGAAGCGCTCCCACATTTCGGTGGCAAAGAGGACGTAGAGTCCGGTGGGATGTCGTTCTTTGCCGGCCGTGGTGGCGACGGACGCAGTAGTTGTTTTTAGCATAGTGCGGAGCTGTCTACCTGAGCTCAGGGGCTGAACGCAACCGGAGAGTGCGAGTGGCTCGGGAATTGACACATGAGCTTCATCACCGTATTGAGGCAGTCACTCAAACAGGAGGGGACTTATGCTCAGTGACAAGATCGAAAAGGCATTGAACGAACAGATCGCGCAAGAAGAAGGGGCGTCCGATTATTATTTGGCGATGGCCTCGTGGTGCGAACAGACGGGCCGGCCGGGCGCGGCGAAGTTTCTCTATAAACAATCCGACGAAGAGCGCGCCCATATGCTCAAGCTCTTTCACTACACAAACGAGCATGGCGGGCATGCCGTCGTCGCCGGGACGAAAACGCCGACCGGCAAATTCAAGTCGCTGGACGAGGTCTTCGAGACCGCATTGCAACACGAGCTCAAGGTGACGAAATCGATTCACGCGTTGGTGGATCTGTGTCTCGGTACTAAAGATTACGGGACGTTTTATTTCCTACAGTGGTACGTCGGCGAGCAGTTGGAAGAAGAGCGCCAGATGCGCGAGATCCTCGATCTGATTCGGTTGGCGGGGCGCGACGGACGCGGTGAATATTTCGTGGATCGGGAATTGGCGACGCTTGCGGCACAAGCGCCACAGGCGCGCTGAGGGGGAGGCTCCAACGGCTTTGCCGTTGGAGGGGGCGACGCTAGCCCATGATTGACTCTTGCGCGGCCGTGGTGGTGAGTGCGCTTGCCTCATCAGAGCCCAAATACCGCGCGACGGCCGTGTGGGCCGCGTAAATGAACGGGGTCATCGCGACGGCGATGATCAGTTTGTACGAATAGTTGGCGGAGGCCAGTCGGACAAAGTCGGCGACGCTGAGTTTCCCCGGCAACCAGAACGCGATCGCGGTAATCACAAAACTATCGACGAGCTGAGACACGGCCGTGGAGCCGCTGGTGCGCAGCCAGAGCCACTTGCCGCCGGTGCGGCGCCGGACGGCCCAGAAGATGATCACGTCGATGAATTGACTCGTTAAGAAAGCAATCACGCTGCCGACAATGATCCACATCGATTGGCCGAAGACCGCGATGAATTGCGCGTCGGACACGGCCGATTGCGGTGCGGCGGCGATCCGGCTCTCCAGGAACAAGACGAGAAATGTGAAGACGATTAGCCCGACGGTCATCAGCGTGATGCGGCGGACGCCGTGGCGGCCGTAAAATTCATTCATGATATCGGTGGTGAGTAACACGACCGGCCACGGGATGATCCCGACGCTCATCAGAAACGGACCGACTTGAATCAGTTTTCCGCCGGTGAGTTCGCCGAGCAGCGCCGTGGCGATGAAGATGCCGGCGAGTAGCAAGAAGACGCGATCACGGCGTGCGGTAGCGGACATGACGCTTGTCATGCCTTAAGTCTGGAGCCAGGCGCCAGGGAAAAATGCGGCGCGCGGGTTACTTAATGAAGTACCCGGCGGAGCGCCATTGACCGTCTTTTTCGTGGGTAAAGGTGACGGTCTCGACCGTGACCTTCTTGTTTTCGAAGACGGTGTCGAATTGCATCACCAGATAATGACCGTCGGGTGCGCCGGGCAGCGCGGTTTCGAGTTTGGAGGTCTTCAGCGTCCGCGTGACGACTTTCCCGAGCGGTTTGCGTACACCGGCGACTTGGGTGGCGAAGCCGTTTTTGTCGACGGCCCCTTTGATGAGCGCCGAGGCCTGTTCCCACGCCCCTACGTAATTGCCGCTATCAACAACGGTGAGCCATTTTTGTGCCATGTCGACGACTTGCTTGGTGTCGTCGGCGGCGATGGTAGGCAGGGCCCAAACGATCAGTAGACCGAAGATCGCGCCACGGCTGAGGTGACGGAGTAATGTGCGCATAAGGCCTCCTTGAGGTGGTGTGTTGTTACGAGGCGGCCTCTATAACAGCGCTTGCACGAATTGTCCAAACGATTCGTGGTGGACTTACGCCAGAATCTTGATTTTTTGCTCGTTGGTTTTGTTGAGTTGGCTGAGTACCGCGATGCCTTGTTGTTTGCGGATCTCGATGTTCTTCAAGTCGCCGAGGGCCTCGGCGATATCGAGGTCTTCGAGCGCGGAGCGGGACGCGGTCAGGTCGGTTTGGCTCTGGCGGTTGACGTTGGCCGTGGCGTCGAGTCGCGTCTGCGTGGAGCCGAGCGAGGTGAGCTGCGAGGCGACTTGATTGATGGCCGTGTCGATCGCGGTGATCGCGGCGCTGGCCCCATCGCTGGTGCTCAAGTCGATGTCGCTGACGCCGAGTGCTTCGGGCGTGGCGCTGGCGATGTCGATCGTCAGCGTGTCGCCGCTTTGGGCGCCGACTTGGACCTGTTTGTTATCGAAGCTGCCGTTTAAGAGTTTCTGGCCATCCACTTCGACGGATTGAGCGATTTGATTGATGCTGCCGGAGAGGTCCGCGGCTTGCGCGGTGATCGCGGCGCGGTCGTTGGAGGAGGCGCCACCGTCGGCCGCGCGAACGGCCAATTCGCGCAGGCGTTGCAGTGCGCTCAGCGACTGCGTGAGTCCGCCGCTCGCCACTTGGATGTTGTTCGACGCCTGCGTGACGTTGGCGTTGGCCTGTGTGAGGCCGCGCACATTGGCGTCGAGGCTGGCGATCTTCGCCAGCGCGGTCACATCGTCTGCGGCGCGCTGCACTCGTTTCCCGGAACTCAGTTTGCCCAGAAGATCTTGTTGGCGGCTGTCGGTTTGCTTGAGTTGGTGGAGCAAGGTGGACTGCGTGCTGGAACTGACTCGATTACTCATGCTCCCCCCACTGATAATACGCCTGCTGAAATTGCCAAAACTTCCCCTTCACGAACAAAGAACGGAATAGTTGAGGAAAACTTGAGGAGAATTTTTTCCGCTGCGATTTCTGGTGGTTGCGATCGCTGCGTGAGCGCGCGGACGGCGGATTCAAGTTTGCCGCAGTCTGTGCCGTTGACAACATTTGTATATGAGTGCGCTCTTAGTTCCCCAAGTCGTGACACGTCCCTCCGGCGGTGCCGTACAGCGTCGGAGAACGGGCAATCTCGTGCAGCATGCGGGATCGCGTGGGGTGATTATTTACCAAGATCGCGCGGACGGTAGCGTGCATCATGCGGTGATCGACGCCGAATGGTCGGACGCGACGGCCGACAGCGAGCTGGCCGGTCTCGATGCGCTTTCTCTGTATCAAACGGTGTTACAAATGCGTCACCGTCGGACGCGTCCGCAGTTGAGTTTGTGGATTTAGCGGGCACAATCCGCTAGAAATTCCCGACGGAATCCGCGACAATCGCATTCGCTATGACATTGGTCTGCACGGAGTGGGCGGATCGGGCGGCGTGGAACGCGTTTGTTTGGGCGTCGCCGCAGGGATCGGTGTTTTGTCATACCGACTTTCTCGATGCGCTCGGGTGTCCGTATCGATTGTATCGGGTGACGAAGGGCGACGCTGTCGTTGCGGCCGTGCCGGTGTTGCTGGACGCGGATGGCGTGCGACCGCAGTGTGCGCCGCATCCGTTCACGCTGTATCAAGGGCCGATGTTTGCCGCGTCGGTCGCGGCGATGCCGATCCATTCGCGCTATCCGATGCAGAGCACGATCCTGGAATTTCTGATCGAGTCGCTGGTGCAGCAACTCGGGCGCGTGTCGTTTTGTCTGCATCATTCGCTGGTCGATATCCGGCAGTTCGTTTGGTATCGGTATCATCAGCCGGCGAGCGAGCGGTTTGCGGTGCACGTGCGGCATACCGGATTGATCGACTTACGCGCGTATCGCGATTTCGAGGCATATTTGGAGTCGGTGCGACCGGTGCGGCGGCGCGAGTATCGAAAGGCCGTGGCGAGCGGGCTGGCCGTGCAAGTCGGCACGGTGGCGGACGTCGGGATGTTTACCGAATTGTTTGTGAAGACATTCGGGCGACAGGAAATCACGTTGCCGGCGGAAGAGCTGCGGTGGTTTCAGCGGATTGCGGCGATGGCGCTGCAGACCGGGATGGGGGAGCTGCTGTTTTGCGTGCAGTCGGATGGGCAACCGATTTGCGGGACCCTGTTTCTCTACGATCCGCGCTGTAGTTATTATTTGTTAAGTGGGACCGACACCGAGTTCCGCAAATCGGCGGCGAATACGATGTTGTTGTTCGAAAACGTGCAACGCGCGCAACAACGCGGATTATCGTGGGTCGATTGTATCGGCGTGAATTCGCCATGGCGCGGGGATTTCAAGATCGGCTTCAATGCCGCGCCGACGCCGTATTACGTGGTCACGTGGCCGCCATCAGCGTGAGCCCTTGATAATCAGGAGGTCCTCGCGGGTATGGCCGAATGGAAGCTGTGGCGGTTGGGGAAGGATGAACGCGTCGTGACCGCGGCGGCGATAGATCCGCAGGAGTTGGAGGATGCAGCGGTCTGTGAAAGTGACCGTGCGGCCATGGTGTTGTTGCCAGAGTAAGTCGCGTTGTTGCTCATCACATAACGGTGTGGCGCGGTGTGCCTCGTACTCCGCTTGAACCGATGTATACGCAGGCGTGCGGCGAAAGCGCGCCATCCGGGAACGGTTGGGGATGTCGCCGATCAATAAACGACCTCCGGGACGGAGGCACGTGAGGGCCCGGTCGATGCCACGTTGGACTTCCGTGCGGGATCGGAAGTACTGCACGACGGAATAGCAGAGCGCGGCATCGACGGTGGGGAGGGGGCCGTCATAGCGGAGCCAGTCACCGCTCAGCAGGTGGCAGTGGTTGGGCGCCAGCGGAGCGAGAAAACGCGTGATAAAATTCGCATGGTCGATGCCCCAGACCTCACGGACGCGAGCGGCGAGGGGGAGGAGCAGGGAACCGCTTCCGCAGCCAATGTCCAGCAGCGTGTCGGTCGGCTGCAACGCGAGCTTCGCGGCGACGTCGGTGACGATGGCGGGCGCGCTGTCGCGGTGAAAATGACGGCGACAGACGGCGAGTGTCGGATCGTCGATCGCTGCGGCGATAGCGCCGAACGCGGCAAAGCAAGAGGGCATGGGGGCGGGGTAGGCAAGGCCTTCGCAATTGTCAAGTCGTGTGGTAGGGGCGCGCCATGTTGCACCGCTATTATCGCACGCTCCCGTGGACGGCCTATCTGCGCCATGGATGGCAGTCGCGTACGAACGCCGTCATGACCGCGTTCCACGCTCGTTGGGGTGCTGCCACGCCGCTCTTCTGCACGAGTTCGGGACGCGCGGCCCTGGCGTTGACGCTCGCGACGGCGGGAATCGGCGGCGCCGATGAGGTGCTGGTCCCACAATACCTGAGTCATTGTGTGCATGAGGTCTTGGAGCGGTATGGACGTCCTGCCTTTGGTCCTTCGCCGCGCACGCGGGCGGTACTGGTCTTTCATCAGTGGGGATTTCCGCAAGACTTCGACGCG is a window from the Deltaproteobacteria bacterium genome containing:
- a CDS encoding type II toxin-antitoxin system RelE/ParE family toxin; this translates as MEIRKTDVFVKWLDKLRDVQARARVLARIERLAAGNSGDVKPVGGGISELRIDYGPGYRVYFTRRGRTLVILLVGDSKSTQVKDIKSARQLAEHL
- a CDS encoding DUF4019 domain-containing protein gives rise to the protein MRTLLRHLSRGAIFGLLIVWALPTIAADDTKQVVDMAQKWLTVVDSGNYVGAWEQASALIKGAVDKNGFATQVAGVRKPLGKVVTRTLKTSKLETALPGAPDGHYLVMQFDTVFENKKVTVETVTFTHEKDGQWRSAGYFIK
- a CDS encoding ferritin; protein product: MLSDKIEKALNEQIAQEEGASDYYLAMASWCEQTGRPGAAKFLYKQSDEERAHMLKLFHYTNEHGGHAVVAGTKTPTGKFKSLDEVFETALQHELKVTKSIHALVDLCLGTKDYGTFYFLQWYVGEQLEEERQMREILDLIRLAGRDGRGEYFVDRELATLAAQAPQAR
- a CDS encoding peptide MFS transporter, whose protein sequence is MLKTTTASVATTAGKERHPTGLYVLFATEMWERFSFYSMLSLFTLYLQDQTQGFAWTTADATRLYANYMAFVYLSPLVGGIIADRKLGYRRSVMLGGLFFMAGHLLLAVPSVAVMYAALTCLVLGNGFFKPNVSAMVGALYPEGSHLKDRAYNIFYMGINIGAFLGPVVVEAVKQRFGYHPAFATAAGGMLVSIMVLWLLKRFIEHADIRPSSGAAKQPPARMAAHVAAIPERERIGALLVVYLIAIIFWMAFHQNFSTWTYWADNNTDWNVSGTIANAINPFFVITLTFPLVWFWQWLDRRGREPSTAIKMVMGMTLTALAYFVMTMAGLAGGDTGKVSPSWLIAAYLVLTLGELMLSPMALSLVSKLAPPRLRGLMMGGWFVATAIGNKLTAIGVYWDVWPHSKFFGIIGLITLGSGVLLLLLTRPLKKAMGEA
- a CDS encoding BolA family transcriptional regulator, producing MSTELIAEVKRELEVALAPSVLEIGDESGRHVGHAGARGGGHVAVTIVSERFVGLSSLQRHRLVYAVLAECMASARLHALRLRALTPQEWGEEIARR
- a CDS encoding putative addiction module antidote protein codes for the protein MKKTRTTRYDVAEHLRTSKEMAAYLEACLEDNADDAAFIAKALGDIARAKGMTSVARATGLSRESLYKALSGGCSPTFDTILKVMQALGLRLQAVPTG
- a CDS encoding GNAT family N-acetyltransferase — protein: MTLVCTEWADRAAWNAFVWASPQGSVFCHTDFLDALGCPYRLYRVTKGDAVVAAVPVLLDADGVRPQCAPHPFTLYQGPMFAASVAAMPIHSRYPMQSTILEFLIESLVQQLGRVSFCLHHSLVDIRQFVWYRYHQPASERFAVHVRHTGLIDLRAYRDFEAYLESVRPVRRREYRKAVASGLAVQVGTVADVGMFTELFVKTFGRQEITLPAEELRWFQRIAAMALQTGMGELLFCVQSDGQPICGTLFLYDPRCSYYLLSGTDTEFRKSAANTMLLFENVQRAQQRGLSWVDCIGVNSPWRGDFKIGFNAAPTPYYVVTWPPSA
- a CDS encoding methyltransferase domain-containing protein; its protein translation is MPSCFAAFGAIAAAIDDPTLAVCRRHFHRDSAPAIVTDVAAKLALQPTDTLLDIGCGSGSLLLPLAARVREVWGIDHANFITRFLAPLAPNHCHLLSGDWLRYDGPLPTVDAALCYSVVQYFRSRTEVQRGIDRALTCLRPGGRLLIGDIPNRSRMARFRRTPAYTSVQAEYEAHRATPLCDEQQRDLLWQQHHGRTVTFTDRCILQLLRIYRRRGHDAFILPQPPQLPFGHTREDLLIIKGSR
- a CDS encoding queuosine precursor transporter, which translates into the protein MSATARRDRVFLLLAGIFIATALLGELTGGKLIQVGPFLMSVGIIPWPVVLLTTDIMNEFYGRHGVRRITLMTVGLIVFTFLVLFLESRIAAAPQSAVSDAQFIAVFGQSMWIIVGSVIAFLTSQFIDVIIFWAVRRRTGGKWLWLRTSGSTAVSQLVDSFVITAIAFWLPGKLSVADFVRLASANYSYKLIIAVAMTPFIYAAHTAVARYLGSDEASALTTTAAQESIMG